TTTGATCGTATACTGCCTTGGAGATTGCTTCGCCGTAAGCAGGTTTGATGGACTCTAAATACCAATTGCAGAAATCATCCCATACCCACTTGTAGGTAGTCATGAGTGCTTCTGAAATTCGATACGAATTAAAGCTGGCTTCGAGTTTTTCCAGGGTATCCAGTTTCTTCTCGGCAAACCAACGCATAGCGGCAATATCCGAAGCGGAGGGGGCTTTATCAGCTACTTCCCAATTGAGAACCAAGCGCTGGGCATTCCAAATCTTATTGGAGAAATTACGCCCTTGCTCACAAAGCTCTTCATCAAAAGGTAAATCGTTACCGGCGGGTGAGGTGAGCAACATACCTACGCGAACACCATCGGTGCTGTATTTTTCCATCAAGCCAATAGGGTCGGGAGAGTTGCCTAGGGATTTAGACATCTTACGCCCTTGCTTATCGCGCACAATACCGGTGAGGTATACATTGCTAAAAGGCTTGGTGTCGCGTAATTCATAGCCGATGATAATCATACGTGCTACCCAGAAAAAGAGAATTTCGGGAGCGGTAATTAAATCGCGGGTAGGGTAGTAATAGTTAATTTCTTCATTCTCCGGATCAAGCACACCATTAAATACCGAAAGCGGCCATAACCAGGATGAGAACCAGGTATCCAATACATCGGGTTCCTGCTGTAGGTCCTCCGTGCTGATGGAAGCATCACCAAACTGTTGACGCGCTTTTTCCAGCGCTTCGACTTCATTTAAGGCCACCACAATTTTCTGGCGATCACCTTTATAGTACCATACCGGAATTTGATGTCCCCACCATAATTGACGAGATATGTTCCAATCGATCACATTCTCCATCCAATGGCGGTAGGTATTCTTGAACTTTTCAGGAATTAACTGAATTTCAGCCTCCTCATCCATTACGGCTTTAATGGCGGGCTGGGCTAATTCCTTCATTTTTAGGAACCATTGGTCTGATAATCGAGGCTCAATTACCGCCCCGGTTCTTTCGCTGGTTCCTACCTTGTTTTTATAATCTTCGGCTTTTACTAAAAAGCCTTTTTCTTCTAATTCTTTGGCGATGGCCTTGCGCACCACAAAGCGATCCTGACCTTCATAATGTAAGCCATGGGCATTAAGCTTGCCTTCTTCATCCAATACATCGATGATTTCGAGGTCATGCTTTTTACCAATGGTATAGTCATTAATGTCGTGGGCCGGAGTAATCTTTAAGCAACCGGTACCGAATTCCATATCCACATAATCATCAGCGATAATGGGGATTTCGCGATTGGCGATGGGTACTAATACTTTTTTACCAATCAAATTTTGGTAGCGTTCATCATTTGGATTTACGCAAATGGCTACGTCACCTAAAATGGTTTCAGGACGAGTAGTAGCAACCTGAATACTGCCTTCTCCATCCACCATAGGATAGGAGAGGTGGTAGAGCTTACCATTCAATTCCTTGTAAATTACCTCCTCGTCAGATAAGGTAGTTTTGGCTTGCGGATCCCAGTTTACCATGCGGTAACCGCGGTAAATCAAGCCCTTTTCATAAAGGTGAATGAATACCTTAAGTACCGATTCCGAGCGAACTTCGTCCATGGTAAAGGCCTCGCGATCCCAATCGAAGGAACAACCTAATTTTTTAAGCTGCTGTTGAATAATGCCACCATGCTTATGAGTCCATTCCCAGGCATGTTTCAAAAACTCCTCGCGACCAATCTCAAATTTGTCGATTCCATCATCCTTAAGCTTTTGCACCACTTTGGCTTCGGTGGCGATAGAAGCATGATCCGTACCGGGAACCCAGCAGGCATTATAGCCCAACATACGTGCCCGACGGATTAAAACATCCTGAAGGGTATTGTTTAACATGTGCCCCATGTGCAAGACGCCAGTCACATTGGGTGGCGGGATGACGATAGTATAGGATTCTCTTTGGTCCGGAACGGATTTGAAAAATTTGTGATCCATCCAGTAAGCATACCACTTGTCCTCAGCGGTAAGGTGCTCAAACTTGGGAGAAATGCTCATGAAGCTGTGTTTTGAAAGCAATTATGATAAGCTGGCAAAGGTAATATTTCACTCAGAGGAGAGAGCTTTGACTTTGGTATAATTTTCGCGTACTAATTGGCCTTGAGTATAGCTGAAATATTCTCTAAATTTGAAGGTCTAATTAAAGAACGTACAATGAGACAACTAATCACTACCCTAGCTGTAGCATTCTTTGGATTCACGGCCATGGCCCAAGAACAGCCTGAGAATCCTAACGCTGCAACCATCGATTTTGAAACCGAGGTTGTAGATTACGGAACCGTTGAAAAAGGTGCTAATGGCGAGCGTGAATTTAAGTTTACCAACAATGGTAAAGAACCCTTAATCATTACCAGTGCTCGTGGATCCTGCGGATGTACCGTACCAAGCTGGCCTAAAGAGCCTATCGCTCCAGGTGAGTCTGCGGTTATTAAGGTGAAGTACGACACTCAGCGTGTAGGTCCTATTAACAAATCAGTAACCGTTAATTCCAATTCCAAAACTCCGGTTAAGGTTTTGCGTATTAAAGGTAAAGTAGTGAAGCCCGAAGAGGTGAAAACTACTCCTGAGAAGGAAAAAAGCACGATGATGGCTAAATAAGCCTAA
The Croceimicrobium hydrocarbonivorans genome window above contains:
- a CDS encoding valine--tRNA ligase, with the translated sequence MSISPKFEHLTAEDKWYAYWMDHKFFKSVPDQRESYTIVIPPPNVTGVLHMGHMLNNTLQDVLIRRARMLGYNACWVPGTDHASIATEAKVVQKLKDDGIDKFEIGREEFLKHAWEWTHKHGGIIQQQLKKLGCSFDWDREAFTMDEVRSESVLKVFIHLYEKGLIYRGYRMVNWDPQAKTTLSDEEVIYKELNGKLYHLSYPMVDGEGSIQVATTRPETILGDVAICVNPNDERYQNLIGKKVLVPIANREIPIIADDYVDMEFGTGCLKITPAHDINDYTIGKKHDLEIIDVLDEEGKLNAHGLHYEGQDRFVVRKAIAKELEEKGFLVKAEDYKNKVGTSERTGAVIEPRLSDQWFLKMKELAQPAIKAVMDEEAEIQLIPEKFKNTYRHWMENVIDWNISRQLWWGHQIPVWYYKGDRQKIVVALNEVEALEKARQQFGDASISTEDLQQEPDVLDTWFSSWLWPLSVFNGVLDPENEEINYYYPTRDLITAPEILFFWVARMIIIGYELRDTKPFSNVYLTGIVRDKQGRKMSKSLGNSPDPIGLMEKYSTDGVRVGMLLTSPAGNDLPFDEELCEQGRNFSNKIWNAQRLVLNWEVADKAPSASDIAAMRWFAEKKLDTLEKLEASFNSYRISEALMTTYKWVWDDFCNWYLESIKPAYGEAISKAVYDQTIKFFEEVTTVLHPFMPFITEEIWQNLRPRKEGESVSLGEWPKMQKVDSAYLADFDQMLAVVNGVRNLRASKSMSPKESLEIFLPAEEALSSELRELASKLANISKIEMKAEEAGPGFSFLAGKYEFFVPAGEQADLGAEKERIEKELDYLKGFLKSVEKKLSNERFVNNAPEAVVANEKAKQEDAQSKIKALEESLARL
- a CDS encoding DUF1573 domain-containing protein codes for the protein MRQLITTLAVAFFGFTAMAQEQPENPNAATIDFETEVVDYGTVEKGANGEREFKFTNNGKEPLIITSARGSCGCTVPSWPKEPIAPGESAVIKVKYDTQRVGPINKSVTVNSNSKTPVKVLRIKGKVVKPEEVKTTPEKEKSTMMAK